A region of Subdoligranulum variabile DNA encodes the following proteins:
- the thrS gene encoding threonine--tRNA ligase encodes MKIIYKDGTVAECPQDQELHVLRHTAAHIMAQAIKRLYPEADFAFGPATENGFYYDVDLGDTKLTDEDLAAIEKEMRKICKENLPIKPFILPRDEALKLMQERQEHYKIEHMSDLADETEFSFFQQGEYVDMCIGPHLTYTKALKAFKITQQSGAYWKNDKENKMLTRINGVAFHNQEELEEWEKQQQEARERDHRKIGKEMRLFMTDDLVGRGLPMFLPNGYIVWQQLEDYIKQKERERGYLHVMTPCIGTVNLYRTSGHWDHYRENMFPAMEMEGESYVLRPMNCPHHMMIYANQPHSYRQLPIRIGEIAHDFRYESSGTLKGIERGRHFCQNDAHLFVTPEQIKDEVAAVCALIFDVYKDFHITDYRCVLSLRDPADKKKYHDDDAMWNHAEQALREVLTELGIQFTEEIGEAAFYGPKLDVNVKPAVGAEYTLSTCQLDFCLPAKFHLTYVDKDGSEKTPVVLHRAILGSLDRFMAYLIEETKGRFPTWLAPVQVKVLPVSEKTLDYAREVNDKLKAAGIRAVLDESNEKIGYKIRLAQQEDRAPYMLVLGAKEVEAGNISVRNRKGETTAMDLDAFVAQVKDEIANKVFNV; translated from the coding sequence ATGAAAATCATCTACAAGGACGGCACCGTGGCGGAATGCCCGCAGGACCAGGAACTGCACGTTCTGCGCCACACCGCCGCACACATTATGGCCCAGGCCATCAAGCGCCTGTACCCTGAGGCGGACTTCGCCTTTGGTCCCGCCACCGAGAACGGCTTCTACTACGACGTGGATCTCGGCGACACCAAGCTCACCGACGAGGATCTGGCCGCCATTGAGAAAGAGATGCGCAAGATCTGCAAGGAGAACCTGCCCATCAAGCCCTTTATCCTGCCCCGCGACGAGGCTCTCAAGCTGATGCAGGAGCGCCAGGAGCACTACAAGATCGAGCACATGTCCGATCTGGCCGATGAGACCGAGTTCAGCTTCTTCCAGCAGGGTGAGTATGTGGACATGTGCATCGGACCTCACCTGACCTACACCAAGGCGCTGAAGGCCTTCAAGATCACCCAGCAGAGCGGTGCTTACTGGAAGAACGACAAGGAAAACAAGATGCTGACCCGTATCAACGGTGTGGCCTTCCACAACCAGGAGGAACTGGAAGAATGGGAGAAGCAGCAGCAGGAAGCCCGTGAGCGCGACCACCGCAAGATCGGCAAGGAGATGCGGCTGTTCATGACCGACGACCTGGTGGGCCGCGGTCTGCCCATGTTCCTGCCCAACGGCTATATCGTGTGGCAGCAGCTGGAGGATTATATCAAGCAGAAGGAGCGCGAGCGCGGCTATCTGCATGTCATGACCCCCTGCATCGGCACCGTGAACCTCTACCGCACCTCCGGTCACTGGGATCACTACCGTGAGAACATGTTCCCCGCCATGGAGATGGAGGGCGAAAGCTATGTGCTGCGTCCCATGAACTGCCCGCACCACATGATGATCTACGCCAACCAGCCCCATAGCTACCGTCAGCTGCCCATCCGCATCGGCGAGATCGCCCACGATTTCCGCTACGAGTCCAGCGGCACCCTGAAAGGCATCGAGCGCGGCCGTCACTTCTGCCAGAACGACGCCCACCTGTTTGTGACGCCGGAGCAGATCAAGGACGAAGTAGCTGCCGTCTGCGCCCTGATCTTTGATGTGTACAAGGATTTCCACATCACCGACTACCGCTGCGTGCTGTCGCTGCGCGACCCCGCCGACAAGAAGAAGTACCATGACGACGACGCCATGTGGAACCACGCCGAGCAGGCCCTGCGGGAAGTGCTCACCGAGCTGGGCATCCAGTTCACCGAGGAGATCGGCGAGGCTGCCTTCTACGGCCCGAAGCTGGACGTCAACGTCAAGCCCGCCGTGGGTGCCGAGTACACCCTGTCCACCTGCCAGCTGGACTTCTGCCTGCCTGCCAAGTTCCACCTGACCTATGTGGACAAGGACGGCAGCGAGAAGACCCCCGTGGTGCTGCACCGCGCCATCCTGGGTTCTCTGGACCGCTTCATGGCCTACCTCATCGAGGAGACCAAGGGCCGCTTCCCCACCTGGCTGGCCCCTGTGCAGGTCAAGGTGCTGCCCGTCAGCGAAAAGACGCTGGACTACGCCCGCGAGGTCAACGACAAGCTGAAAGCCGCCGGCATCCGTGCCGTGCTGGATGAGTCCAACGAGAAGATCGGCTACAAGATCCGTCTGGCCCAGCAGGAGGACCGCGCCCCCTATATGCTGGTGCTGGGTGCCAAGGAAGTGGAAGCCGGCAACATCAGCGTGCGCAACCGCAAAGGCGAGACCACGGCCATGGATCTGGACGCCTTTGTTGCCCAGGTCAAGGACGAGATCGCCAACAAGGTGTTCAACGTCTGA
- the pnuC gene encoding nicotinamide riboside transporter PnuC: MYRRMRFFTEVIMSAKLKYFTKAEWTLWGVSVLMIVGTFLLFQQSDYLSLTASLIGVTALIFNAKGNPFGQVLGIAFCLLYGYISFTCSYYGEMITYLGMTAPMSLYALICWLRHPYGAGRAEVKVGSISRREGVFAVVLSIIVTVVFYFILRAFGTANLLPSTLSVTTSFLAVYLTARRSPAFAVAYAANDLVLILLWGLAVAEDPSYLSVVVCFVMFFANDIYGFINWSRMRQRQATAA; this comes from the coding sequence ATGTACAGGCGGATGCGTTTTTTTACGGAGGTTATTATGTCTGCCAAGCTCAAATACTTCACCAAAGCCGAATGGACCCTGTGGGGTGTCTCGGTCCTGATGATCGTGGGCACCTTCCTGCTCTTCCAGCAAAGCGACTATCTCTCCCTGACGGCCTCCCTCATCGGGGTGACGGCCCTCATCTTCAACGCCAAGGGCAATCCCTTCGGGCAGGTGCTGGGCATCGCCTTCTGCCTGCTGTACGGCTATATCTCCTTCACCTGTTCCTATTACGGCGAGATGATCACCTATCTGGGCATGACCGCCCCCATGTCGCTGTACGCCCTGATCTGCTGGCTGCGCCACCCCTACGGCGCCGGCCGCGCCGAGGTCAAGGTGGGCAGCATCTCCCGCCGGGAGGGCGTTTTCGCCGTGGTGCTCAGCATCATCGTCACCGTGGTGTTCTACTTCATCCTCCGGGCCTTCGGCACCGCCAACCTGCTGCCCAGCACCTTGTCGGTGACCACCAGCTTCCTGGCCGTCTACCTGACAGCCCGCCGCAGCCCTGCCTTCGCGGTGGCCTACGCCGCCAACGATCTGGTGCTCATCCTGCTGTGGGGCCTGGCGGTGGCAGAGGATCCTTCCTATCTGTCGGTGGTGGTCTGCTTTGTGATGTTCTTCGCCAACGATATCTACGGTTTCATCAACTGGTCGCGAATGCGGCAGCGTCAGGCAACCGCCGCATGA